Proteins from one Natrinema salinisoli genomic window:
- a CDS encoding CARDB domain-containing protein, with amino-acid sequence MTLRDNISVIGTCSVLAAIAAVTALAFGTAVGVGTVAGQSAPSDADEYAVVQGDECYTIEPLGDGSQSVEEFYDYRTPNTTPSSYDYSSFGTTHLQEDDTSSLFLYEGSDGVSLVVLHDQYNGSSAGGAVTMQFDGLPEDGEWAVEDDSYDGRYDEFDHSGDSSRITWAYTDGRNDGAAFRGGLEDDVDLTIEPAFNDAADFRVYEGEITDWQVLSATEDGHERTSLDMSEPIDLRSGGCTSYAISELETDGTVTAGDPVDITATVTNDGERTISTEIPFVIDGETVDEQEVTLEPGETATLSTTTTVDEAGTYAVEVGDRTTEMTVTDSGDRMPGFGVGAVILMAALGVLFVRYRG; translated from the coding sequence ATGACATTACGCGACAATATTTCCGTAATCGGGACGTGTTCGGTTCTCGCCGCAATTGCAGCAGTCACCGCGCTCGCGTTCGGAACGGCGGTCGGTGTCGGTACCGTCGCGGGTCAATCCGCACCGTCGGACGCCGACGAGTACGCGGTCGTGCAAGGTGATGAGTGTTACACTATCGAACCGCTCGGCGACGGCTCGCAGTCCGTCGAGGAGTTTTACGACTATCGAACGCCGAATACGACCCCGAGTTCGTACGACTATAGCTCGTTTGGCACCACCCACCTTCAGGAGGACGACACGAGCTCGCTCTTCCTGTACGAGGGGAGTGACGGTGTCAGTCTCGTTGTGCTTCACGATCAGTACAACGGTAGCTCGGCGGGTGGTGCGGTGACGATGCAGTTCGACGGGCTTCCCGAAGACGGCGAGTGGGCCGTCGAGGACGACAGTTACGACGGTCGCTACGACGAGTTCGATCACAGCGGGGACTCGAGTCGAATCACCTGGGCCTACACTGACGGCCGAAACGACGGGGCCGCCTTCCGCGGCGGTCTGGAAGACGACGTGGATCTCACGATCGAGCCGGCATTTAACGATGCGGCCGACTTCCGCGTGTACGAGGGCGAGATAACCGACTGGCAGGTGCTTTCGGCGACCGAGGACGGTCACGAACGGACGTCACTGGACATGTCCGAACCGATCGATCTCCGATCCGGCGGCTGCACCTCGTACGCGATCTCCGAATTGGAGACGGACGGAACGGTGACGGCGGGCGACCCCGTCGATATTACGGCGACCGTCACGAACGACGGTGAGCGGACGATATCGACGGAAATTCCGTTTGTTATCGACGGTGAGACGGTCGACGAGCAGGAAGTGACGCTCGAGCCCGGTGAGACCGCTACCCTGTCGACGACGACAACGGTCGACGAGGCGGGGACGTACGCCGTCGAGGTTGGCGACCGAACGACGGAAATGACTGTCACCGATAGCGGCGATCGAATGCCCGGGTTCGGCGTCGGTGCCGTGATACTGATGGCAGCTCTCGGCGTACTGTTCGTTCGGTATCGAGGGTAA